A single Cottoperca gobio chromosome 3, fCotGob3.1, whole genome shotgun sequence DNA region contains:
- the LOC115028910 gene encoding mucin-5AC-like, translating into METTGLQSTSWLVFLTLVVGSLTQSANPNHMDRVCTTWGNNHWKTFDGNFFKLSSTCNHVVVSQCKNNYEDFNIQMRRTNIDNILTISTIIMKLEGSVVELSRSAVIVNGKKVSLPLVTFGVTVKATISSVIVEAKLGIKTIWNLDDSLDIQIDKKYENQTCGLCGNYDGVPNDVMKDGAPLSVADYADTYKVDGPTESCEVSALNPVLSCGDKQLCDQIFSSAPFSSCQNLLDVESFSKVCTDDMCNYEDNTNSVLCKTISEYSRQCVHAGGKPQQWRNATFCYYHWYSNIKVFVSTDMECPYNMEFLEYSSSCADSCSTPQASQTCDSHYHDGCRCPAGLVFDDISNTGCVAVDQCPCLHNNKVYKSGESYSYSCRSCVCESGQWSCTEENCPGTCSVEGGAHINTFDGKVYSFHGDCSYVLAKVSNGSSYIVLVDLVKCGLADSQTCLRAVTVSLYSNSVVIKVQATGQVYVNQIPSQLPLFTPELSAFSPSSFYILIKIKVGIQVMVQLSPVMQVFISAPTSLKGTTSGLCGNFNNIMSDDFRVISGLVEGTAAVFANSWKTRASCPDITTGFGHPCHQSISKESYAKYWCSKLADPQGVFAPCHSVISPSLYKDNCMYDSCNCHNSEDSMCAAVSSYVYACSAAGIHISGWRNTICGKFSTSCPAETVYGYNMTCCSRTCRSLSQADYSCQSRFTTVDGCGCAEGTYMNEERHCVPSARCPCYDKDTIIPAGQTVNQDGSTCVCRQGALSCSGGTQLQSSPSCAAPMVYFDCSDVQPGTTGTECQKSCSTLDMACISTGCTSGCMCRDGLVSDGVGGCISETSCPCLHNGQAYQPGQTLTVDCNTCYCRGRKFTCTTNVCDAVCGIYGDGHYVTFDDKRFDFNGDCEYTLLQDYCGSGQRNGSFRIITENVPCGSTGTTCSKTIKIFLGDSEFQLQDENFKMVKGSSQVFPAQVHKMGIYLVVIIKPGLVLMWNQKTSLFIKLNPELQGQVCGLCGNYDGNSKNDFTTRSQQTVADVLEFANSWKVSSSCPNADLISDPCSSNQYRAAWSQKQCSIIISVTFQSCHSKVDPGPYFDSCVRDSCACDTGGDCECLCTAVAAYAKACNEAGACVKWRTPKMCPVFCDYYNSPGDCEWHYKPCGADCMKTCRNPSGNCSNLITALEGCYPQCPTAKPYFDEDNMKCVSWGQCGCYDDKGTHYNIGHKVPSDNCYTCSCTVSGISCSHNVNCK; encoded by the exons ATGGAGACCACAGGACTACAATCCACATCGTGGCTCGTCTTCCTGACGCTGGTGGTCGGCTCACTCACTCAGTCAG CTAATCCAAATCACATGGACCGAGTGTGCACAACTTGGGGAAACAACCATTGGAAGACCTTTGATGGAAATTTCTTCAAGCTGTCATCCACCTGTAACCATGTCGTGGTTTCCCAGTGCAAAAACAACTACGAAGATTTCAACATCCAGATGAGGCGAACAAACATCGACAACATCCTCACCATCAGCACCATCATCATGAAGCTGGAAGGTTCTGTGGTGGAGCTCTCCAGAAGCGCAGTAATAGTCAACGGCAAGAA GGTGTCTCTGCCACTTGTCACATTCGGGGTGACTGTCAAGGCGACCATAAGCAGTGTCATTGTGGAAGCTAAGCTGGGAATCAAAACTATCTGGAACCTGGATGACTCCCTGGAT ATTCAAATAGATAAGAAATACGAGAACCAGACATGTGGACTCTGTGGGAACTATGACGGCGTACCCAATGATGTCATGAAAGACG GAGCTCCGCTGTCTGTGGCAGACTATGCTGACACCTACAAGGTGGACGGGCCAACAGAGAGTTGTGAGGTGTCTGCACTCAACCCGGTCCTCAGCTGTGGCGATAAG caaCTCTGTGACCAGATCTTCTCCAGTGCTCCGTTCAGTAGTTGCCAAAACCTTCTGGATGTGGAATCGTTCAGTAAAGTCTGTACAGATGATATGTGCAACTATGAAGACAATACCAACTCCGTCCTCTGCAAAACCATCTCAGAGTACTCCAGACAGTGTGTCCATGCAGGGGGCAAGCCCCAGCAATGGAGGAATGCAACGTTTTGCT ATTATCACTGGTACAGCAACATTAAAGTGTTTGTCTCCACAGACATGGAATGTCCATATAACATGGAGTTCTTGGAGTACAGCAGTTCCTGTGCCGACAGCTGCTCCACCCCTCAGGCCAGCCAGACATGTGACAGCCACTACCACGATGGCTGCCGCTGCCCTGCCG GATTGGTCTTTGATGACATCAGTAACACGGGCTGTGTTGCAGTGGATCAGTGTCCATGTCTGCACAACAACAAGGTGTACAAGTCAGGAGAGTCCTACTCTTACAGCTGTAGATCCTG tgtgtgtgagagtggcCAGTGGAGTTGTACGGAGGAGAACTGTCCAGGAACCTGCTCTGTGGAGGGAGGAGCTCACATCAACACCTTTGATGGAAAGGTGTACAGCTTCCATGGGGACTGCTCTTACGTCCTGGCTAAGGTA AGTAATGGCTCCTCATACATCGTGCTGGTGGACTTGGTCAAGTGCGGTCTTGCTGACAGTCAGACCTGCCTCAGAGCTGTAACTGTGAGCTTATACAGCAATTCTGtg GTTATTAAAGTTCAGGCTACCGGGCAGGTCTATGTGAATCAGATTCCTTCTCAGCTTCCACTGTTTACAC CGGAGCTGAGTGCCTTCAGTCCATCGTCCTTCTACATCCTCATAAAGATCAAAGTGGGCATTCAAGTGATGGTCCAGCTGTCCCCCGTGATGCAGGTCTTCATCTCAGCTCCCACTTCTCTCAAAGGAACCACCTCTG GTCTGTGTGGGAACTTCAACAACATAATGAGTGATGACTTCAGGGTGATCAGTGGGTTGGTGGAGGGCACCGCTGCAGTGTTCGCCAACTCTTGGAAAACTAGAGCCAGCTGCCCCGACATCACAACAGGATTTGGACACCCCTGTCACCAAAGCATCAGCAAGG agAGTTATGCCAAGTACTGGTGCTCCAAACTAGCCGATCCCCAGGGAGTGTTCGCTCCTTGCCACTCTGTCATTAGCCCCAGCCTATACAAAGAT AACTGCATGTATGACAGCTGCAACTGTCATAACAGTGAGGACAGCATGTGCGCTGCGGTCTCCTCCTATGTCTATGCCTGTTCAGCGGCAGGGATCCACATCAGTGGCTGGAGGAACACGATCTGTG GAAAATTCAGTACATCATGTCCAGCAGAAACAGTGTATGGCTACAACATGACCTGCTGCAGTCGCACCTGCCGTTCTCTCAGCCAGGCTGACTACTCCTGCCAGAGCAGATTCACCACAGTGGACGGCTGCGGCTGTGCTGAGGGAACCTACATGAACGAGGAGAGGCACTGTGTGCCTAGTGCACGCTGTCCCTGCTACGATAAAGACACCATTATTCCTGCTGGACAGACTGTCAACCAAGACGGCTCCACATG TGTCTGCAGACAAGGAGCTCTCAGCTGCTCAGGAGGGACACAACTGCAAT CCTCACCATCATGCGCTGCCCCCATGGTTTACTTTGACTGCTCCGATGTTCAACCTGGGACCACTGGGACTGAGTGTCAGAAGAGTTGCAGCACTCTGGACATGGCTTGT ATCAGTACAGGCTGTACATCGGGCTGCATGTGCCGTGATGGCCTGGTTTCAGATGGAGTAGGAGGCTGTATCAGCGAGACCAGCTGTCCATGCCTGCACAATGGACAAGCCTATCAGCCCGGGCAGACTCTGACTGTGGACTGCAACACCTG CTACTGCAGAGGAAGGAAGTTTACATGTACCACCAATGTGTGTGATGCAGTTTGTGGCATCTACGGCGACGGTCACTACGTCACATTCGATGATAAGAGGTTTGACTTCAATGGAGATTGTGAATACACACTTCTACAG GACTATTGTGGCAGCGGTCAGAGGAATGGAAGCTTCAGAATTATCACTGAGAATGTTCCATGTGGAAGCACAGGAACCACCTGCTCCAAGACCATCAAGATCTTCCTTGGG GATAGTGAATTCCAACTTCAAGATGAGAACTTCAAGATGGTAAAGGGCAGCAGCCAGGTGTTCCCTGCTCAGGTACACAAGATGGGCATTTACCTGGTGGTGATTATCAAGCCGGGACTTGTGCTCATGTGGAACCAGAAGACCAGTCTTTTCATTAAACTCAACCCTGAGCTCCAG GGTCAAGTCTGTGGTCTGTGTGGAAACTACGACGGCAACTCTAAGAATGACTTCACCACACGCTCCCAGCAGACAGTGGCAGATGTTCTAGAATTTGCTAACAGTTGGAAGGTTTCATCCAGCTGCCCTAATGCTGATCTCATCAGTGATCCCTGTTCCTCTAACCAATACCGAGCAGCCTGGTCCCAGAAACAGTGTAGCATCATCATCAGTGTCACCTTCCAGAGCTGTCATTCAAAG GTTGACCCTGGTCCATACTTTGATTCTTGCGTGAGAGACTCTTGTGCTTGTGACACCGGCGGGGACTGTGAGTGTCTCTGCACTGCTGTGGCTGCCTATGCCAAAGCTTGTAATGAAGCTGGGGCCTGCGTTAAATGGAGAACTCCAAAGATGTGCC CTGTTTTCTGCGACTATTATAACTCCCCTGGTGACTGTGAGTGGCATTACAAGCCTTGTGGAGCTGACTGCATGAAGACATGTAGGAATCCTTCAGGAAACTGCTCCAACCTCATCACTGCCCTGGAAG GCTGCTATCCACAGTGTCCCACAGCCAAGCCCTACTTTGATGAAGACAACATGAAGTGCGTCTCATGGGGCCAATGTGGCTGCTATGATGACAAAGGCACCCACTACAACATTGGACATAAGGTTCCATCAGACAACTGTTACACTTG CTCCTGTACAGTTTCTGGAATAAGTTGCAGCCACAATGTGAACTGTAAGTAA
- the LOC115028918 gene encoding intestinal mucin-like protein, which translates to MFAPDSTVYNETDSDGYCYIGSCKEDNGSCHEGESWKESNCRIATCHNGNVTYKLTQCPTPVVCANNFHPTLVQDDDGCCTHYECQCICYGWGDPHYVSFDGTYYGFQGNCSYWLVKEILPKYNFSVMIDNYYCGSVGGLSCPQSITVFYKSYKIFITQKDVNGNFTNQISVNDKHVSPAYQNGDFRITTTGIDTVLVIPKIHAKITFSGLIFSIYLPFSEFGNNTQGQCGTCDNNRKNDCMLPSGKIDPSCPNMAHEWHANDSYCEPIPPTPTTTPTPNTCNTTICEIIKSSVFESCHKVIDYSPFVVSCEFDICHMHIKRIGCTSLQTYAEICAEAGVCVDWRNATDGLCEYTCPSPKVYQACGPQVEPTCDSWYNQKFIYTVNEFSAMTNVKSEGCFCPNDSILLSSTSDECVPNCAQPPLSCDEEGQVKVTDTVGCCQKDKCG; encoded by the exons ATGTTCGCCCCTG ACTCCACAGTCTACAATGAGACAGACTCTGATGGCTACTGTTACATAGGGTCCTGTAAAGAGGATAATGGGAGCTGTCAT GAAGGGGAAAGTTGGAAGGAGAGTAACTGTCGTATAGCAACGTGTCATAATGGCAACGTGACCTATAAGTTGACACAATGCCCAACTCCTGTCGTGTGTGCAAATAACTTCCATCCTACTTTAGTGCAGGATGATGATGGATGCTGCACCCACTATGAATGCCAAT GTATCTGCTACGGTTGGGGAGACCCCCATTATGTGTCCTTTGATGGAACCTATTATGGTTTTCAAGGCAACTGTTCCTACTGGCTGGTGAAAGAGATATTGCCCAAATATAACTTCAGTGTTATGATTGATAACTACTACTGTGGTTCGGTTGGTGGCTTGTCCTGTCCTCAGTCAATCACTGTCTTCTACAAAAGCTACAAAATCTTTATTACACAAAAGGATGTCAATGGCAATTTCACAAATCAG attTCTGTGAATGACAAGCATGTAAGTCCTGCATACCAGAATGGTGACTTCCGTATTACCACCACCGGTATTGATACAGTGCTTGTCATCCCTAAAATCCATGCCAAGATCACCTTCTCAGGGCTCATATTTAGTATCTACCTGCCCTTTAGTGAATTTGGCAACAATACCCAGGGACAGTGTG GTACATGTGACAACAACCGGAAAAATGACTGCATGTTGCCCAGTGGTAAAATTGATCCTTCATGTCCTAATATGGCACACGAGTGGCATGCTAATGACAGTTACTGTGAACCAATTCCCCCCACACCCACAACAACGCCTACACCTAATACATGCAATACAACCATCTGTGAGATCATCAAAAGCAG TGTGTTTGAATCTTGCCACAAGGTCATTGACTACAGTCCATTTGTTGTGAGCTGTGAGTTTGACATTTGCCACATGCACATTAAACGCATTGGATGCACCAGCTTACAAACCTACGCTGAAATCTGTGCTGAGGCAGGAGTGTGTGTCGACTGGAGGAATGCCACCGACGGACTCTGTG AATATACATGTCCAAGTCCCAAAGTGTATCAGGCCTGTGGCCCTCAGGTGGAGCCGACCTGTGATTCCTG GTACAACCAGAAATTCATCTATACTGTCAATGAGTTCAGTGCCATGACAAATGTGAAGTCGGAGGGTTGCTTCTGCCCAAATGACAGCATCCTCCTCTCATCCACCTCTGATGAATGTGTGCCCAACTGTG CACAGCCACCCCTCAGCTGTGACGAGGAGGGTCAGGTCAAGGTCACAGACACTGTTGGCTGCTGTCAAAAGGACAAGTGTG GATAA